The region GGCAGCGCGGTGCCCTTACCGTCGCGCTGACCGCGAACCCGGAGAGCCGCCTGGCAGGTGCCGCCGAGCTTTGCCTGCCGATCACGCTGCCGCCGTTCCCGGCGGCGCCCGGCGTGCGCTCGTTCTTCCTGAGTGCGGCGGCCCTCTATCTGCTCGCGGTGCGCATCGGGGAGGTGCGCGGCCGCTTCCACCAGGCGGACGCGGATCGCCTGCGCACCCGGATACCGCGCACCGCCGACCTGCTGGCGCGCATGCTGCCCGCGATCGAGCCGCAATTGGCGGCGCTGGCCCGGCACTGGCGCGGTCACCGCCGATACGAGCTGCTGGCGGCCGGCCCGGCCCGTGCCGCCGCCGCGTACGGCCGCGCGAAGCTGCTTGAAGCAACCGGGGTGCCGGCCACCGACCACGATGTCGAGGAGTGGGTGCACCTTGGCTACTTCGCGCACGATCCGGAGGCTTGCGCGACGCTCGTGCTGTGCCCGCCCCCGGCACGCGACCTCGGGCGGGTGCGAGAGATCGAGCCCCTCCTGCGGCGCCTTGGCCGCCCCTACCGGGTGCTGACCGATCCGGCGCTGGCCGGCGAGTTCCGGAATGCCATGGCGTTGTCCGCGGGTGACGGCGACTCGCTCCCTGCCCTGCCCCATGCCGCCGCGCTGGCGCTTTTCGCCGCTTGGCTGAGCGCCGAACAAGGCACCGAATATGGGCGCGGCGCGCGCGGCCGCTGGCGCGACTGCCGCGACGGCGCCACCACCCGGAATTCGCAACTGCTCCCGGCAGGCAACAACCCGAACAAGGAAGACTGACGCCATGCACATCCACCGTTTTCGCACCACGGCCAACGGTCCGCACGTGGTGACGCACGCCTTGCACGCCGTGGTGGCGGCCAGTGGGCTGCGCTGCGGCGTGCTGGTCGCCACCATCCCGCACACCACCGCCGGCCTCGCGATACTGTCGTTTCCCGATCCTCTCGGACTGGAAGACGTTGCCGACGAGTTGAACCGGCTGGTGCCGACGCGGATCGACTTCAAGCATCAGCATGACACGCCGCAGGACGCCGCCGGCCACATCAAGTCGGCGCTGGTCGGCGTCTCGCTGAGCCTGATCGTCGCCGGCGGCCGGCTGCAGCTCGGCCACTCGCAGGCGGTCTATTTCATGGAATTCGACGGCCCGCGCGACCGCCAGCTCTACCTGCAACCGGTGCCGGCGGCCGCCCCGCGCAAGGAGGCGGACTCTTGAAGTCCGACGCTACCGGCCAGCGACTGCAATGACTTCATTCGACGCGAGCCGCCGCGCTTGCCGCCGCGCCGGATGGCGGGTATAGTGCAGGACATGGGGAGTCTCGACGCCGGCCCGGCATGGCGGCGGCCACTGGTCGTGTTGGCGCTCGTTGCGCTGCTTCCTGCTACACTGATGGCGGCGATACCGGAGACAGGAACCGCGGCGCCCGACTTCGAGTTGCCGAGCGCGGCCGGCGACACCCATACCCTGAGCGCCACCCTGGAAGAGAACGCGGTGGTGCTGGTGTTCTACCGCGCCTTCTGGTGAACGTACTGCCGGCGTCAGCTCGTCGAGCTGAGTAAACAGTACGAGGAGATCACCGAGTTGGGAGCGGAGGTGCTGGCGATCAGCACCGACGACCTGTCGGGCGCGCAGTCGATCGTCGGCAAGGTCGGCATCGAATTCCCGGTGCTGTATAACAGCGACACCGACGTGGTGGACGCCTACGGCGTGTACAACCTGCGCGGCGACAGCTTGGCCGCCCCCGCGACCTTCATCATCGACACCGACGGCATCGTGCGCTGGTCGCACGTCAGCCGGCGCACCAGCGACCGCCCCAAGACGTCCGAGATCATCGAGCAGCTCAAGAAGCTGAGTTCCTGAACAGGCCGCCCGGCGGCGCGCCCGGTGGCCTGTGCTATGCTGCGGCCATGGCCACCATTGAATCTGAATCACCGATCGCCGGACGCGACTGGAGCGGCATCGTCGCCTATCCCGACCCCGCCGTGCAGGTGCACGACCCGCGGTTCGCCAAGCTGCGAATCGGCAACGCGGCCGTGGAGCGGCTGTACACCGGCGCACGCTGGGCCGAGGGCCCGGTGTGGTTCGGCGACCACGACTGCCTGCTGTTCAGCGACATCCCCAACAACCGCATCCTGCGCTATGACGTCGCCGGCGGCGGAGTCAGCGAGTTCCGCCGGCCCTCCAACAACACCAACGGCAATTTCCGCGACGCCCAGGGCCGGCTGATTTCCTGCGAGCACGACTCCCGCCGCGTCACCCGCACCGAGCACGACGGCTCGATCACCGTGCTGATCGACCGGTTCGACGGCAAGCCGCTGAACGGACCTAACGACCTGTGCACCCACCCCGACGGCTCGATCTGGTTCACGGACCCCGGCTACGGCACCCTGTACCAGTACGAGGGTCACTGGGCCGAGCACGAGTTGCCGGCGCGCGTGTACCGCCTCGACCCGACCACCGGCGCGGCCACGGTGGCGGTGGACGACATGGTGATGCCCAACGGCATCTGCTTCACGCCGGACTTCGCCGGGCTGTACGTGGTGGAGACCGGCGCTTCCCACCATCCCGGCACCCCGCGCGTGATTTACCGCTACGACGTGGCCGACAACCGGGCGCGCCGGCAGCGGGTGTTCGTGGACATGAGCCCCGGCAACTCCGACGGGCTGCGGGTCGACATCTACGGCAACGTGTGGGCGGGGGCCGCCGGCGGCGAGGGCATCAACGGGGTGCACTGCTTCTCCCCGGAGGGCGAGTTGATCGGCCAGATCCACCTGCCGGAGAGGTGCGCCAACCTGTGCTTCGGCGGCGCCAAGAAGAACCGCCTGTTCATGGCCGCCAGCCAGTCGCTGTACGCGGTGTACGTGGAAACGGTCGGCGCGCAGAGCCCTTAGCGGCTTGCATCCGCGGCAAGCGGTCGGCCTCATCTGCGTGGGGCCGCGGCTCGGGCACGATGCGGCGCCGGTGGCGGCGGTCCCGGTGGCATCCCGCGGCCGCCCATCTTGCCGGTTGCTTCGCTTTGCCCCTATAGTGCAGGTCGGCTGCGGCGGTGGCGCTTCGCCCCGCGGAGGGACCCGGCCGCAGCGGCGTATTCAAGGAGTAAACAGCCAATGGCAGGGTCCAACGGAACTTCAAGCGTCGGCATCCGAGAGCGGGAACGCCCGCACACACCGCTCGAGCGGGCGATGCCGGTTCCCGCCTACGACGCGGAACGATTCGAGCAGGTGGGCTTTCTGACCGCCATGACCCTGACCCTGCTCGGCAACTACGCGCAGACAGGCCATTTCGGCGGGCCGCTGGCCTACACCCCCTACAACGTCGCGCTGCACTTGGCGGGCCCTGACGCCGGCGGGCTGCGCTACGACTACCGCCGCCCAAAGCACCCGTTCGCGGACCGCTTCCTGCTCGCCGGCGGCCATAACATACCCACCGCCTACGCGCTGTGGATGATCATGGGCGAAGCGCTGGCGCGCCGCCACGCCGCCACCGGCGATGACCGCTACTACGCGGATCCGAAGCTGGGACTGCTGTCGATCGATTGTCTCGGGTTTCGGCGCGGCGCCGGCGCCCTGGCCACCCTGCTCGCCGATCACGGCCTGACCGACGACCCGCTGTTCGCCCAGGCCAGGCTGCGCGGCATCCGCGCCCTGGCGGGCCACTCCGAAACTACCGACGTGACCAACGACGTGAACGGCGGCCCCTCCGGCATCGGTATCGGCAGCGCCGCCGGCAAGGCCGCGTTCTGGGACTTCGCCGGCGCACCATCATCACTCAAGGTGATGGCACTGGAAGGGGAATTCGCCATGACCGCCGGCCATGCCCAGGAGCTCAAGACCCAGGCCGTCGCCCAGCAGGTGGGCAAGCGGCTGCGCATCCTGCTGTCCTACAACAACGCCGGCATCGACGACCGGCTGCAGGGCGGCGTGGTGCCGGACGGCATGGACGGGTACGACATCGCCGAGCAATGGGCATCCTACGGGTGGAACGTGCTGTCGCTCGACGACGGCAACTCCTATGACGAGGTCCTCGCCGCCATGCGGGCGATGGAGCAGTGGGATGCGGACGACCGCCGCCCCATGATCGTGGTCGGGCGCACCACCAAGGGCTGGTGGCCGGCCGCCGCCAACGGCACCATCCCCGGGTTCGGCGAGCAGTTGGTCAGCTACCACAGCCACCCCTACGAGATGAAGATGAACGTGCCCTACTTCGTCGCGCTCGCCGAAACCTTCGAGCATCGCTTCGGGGTGAAGTTCTCCGGCATCCGTGACGGCGCGGTCGACGACCCGCGCGAGCGGCTGATCCAGTTCAAGACCAACGTCGACGTGGCGATGTCCGCCCTGGACAAGGACGGGCTCGGTGAATGGCTGGCGGACCGCCTGTTGGAGATCGCGGACACCGTGCCGAGCGAGCTTCCGTTGCGCTTCGACGCGGGCATCGATCCGTTTCAGGATCCCCGCCTGCGGGTGAGCGCGCTGCCGTCCGAGCCGACCGCGGTCACGGTGACCCACCCGACCAGCGGCGAGCAGTCCGAGGTGAGCTTCAACCTGTTCAAGAAGCCCGGTGAGGTGGCCGGCACACGGCGCGCCATCTCCGAGGTGATCAAGTGGATGAACCACGTCACCGGCAACCGTTTCGTCACCGTGGCCGCGGACCTGTCCGGATCGATCAACGTCGAGGGCGGCTCGCTCACCGGCCACTACGACCCGGTGCGCAACCCCGCGGGTACGCGCTTCAAGGCGGCCATCCAGGAGGCCTGCAACACTCTCACCGCCATCGGCCTGGTCGGCCAGAGCGCGTCCCCGGATCCCGCCGTGCACGGCGGCGTGTGGGCGCTGAGCGGCAGCTACGGTGCGTTCACGCCGCTGATGTACCTGCCGGCGCGGGTGTGGAGCCAGCAGAACCAGGACAGCCCGTTCCGCGTCGGCGTGCTGAACATCCTCGCCGGCCACTCCGGCCCCGAGACCGCCGCCGATGCCCGCACGCACTTCGGCATCTTCGCGCCGCAGGTGTGGCGGCTGTTCCCGAAGGGCCAGGCGATCGTGGTCAGTTTCTGGGACTACAACGACGTGGCGCCCGGCTACTTCGCCGCCGCCGAGATCGCCGCCCGCGAGGCGGAGGTCGGCATCATCGTCATCGAGGTGGCGCGGCCCGACTTCCCGGTGGCAGACCGCTCCACCTTCGCCGACAGCGACCGCGACGCGGCCGCCAAGGGCTTCTACGTGATCCGCGACTTCGACGCCGGCCGCCCGCGCCACGGCTACGTGGTGGTGCAGGGATCGAGTTCCACCTTCAACCTGGTGCAGGCGATCCCGCGGCTCGAGGAGGCGGGAGTCAACGTGAAAATCGTTGCCGCGGTCAGCGAAGAGCTGTTCGACCGCCAGCCGCAGGCATACCGCGACGCCGTGCTCCCGGCCGAGGCGCGCGCCGACCTGATGGTAGTGAGCACCGGCACCCAGCGCATGTGGCCGTTGCGCGACGTCGGCCCGCTGGTAACCGAGTACTCGCTGACCTCCGACTGGCACCAGCGCTGGCTTACCGGCGGCACCGAGGCGGACGTGATCGCCGAGGCGCACCTGGACACCGAATCGATCATCGCCGGCGTGCGGCGGTTCGCGGCCGACCGCGCGCAGCGCCTCGACCGGCAGCGCCGCCTGCTCGCCGCGCTCGATCCCGCCTGACCGTGTGCGAAGCGCCACAATTCACTACACTCGGAGCAATTAACTATGAGCAGTTTGAGCATGAGTCGGCCCCGCACCCCGCGCCGAATCTCCCGCCTCGGCACCGAGACGGCATTCGCCGTATCCGGCGATGCGGCCGCCTGGGCGGCGCAGGGGCACCGCGTCTATCCCTTCCACCTCGGCGACATGAACATTCGCACGCCGCTGAACATCATCCGTTCCGCCTACTCCGCGATGATCGACGGCAGAACGTTCTACACCCCCGCCGGCGGCGTACCGCAACTGCGCGAGGCGCTCGCGGAGTCGCTGAGCACGGAGCGCGGGGTGGATTACCATGCCGCCAACGTGTCGGTGCAGCCAGGCGGAAAACCGTGCATCGGCAAGTTCCTGATGGCGGTGATGGAGATTGGCGACGGCGTGCTGTATCCCAATCCCGGCTACCCGATCTACGAGTCGCAGGTCGACTTCCTCGGCGGGCGCGGCCAGCCCTACACCTACACCCTCGACGAGGGCCGGTTCCGCATCGACCGCGACTCCGTGCAGCGCGCCGTCGACGACACCACGCGCGTGCTGATCGTCAACGCGCAGCACAATCCCACCGGCGCCGATGCCAGCCGGGAGGAGTTGGAGTGGCTCGCCGACCTGGCCCGCGACCGCGACCTGTGGGTGCTGTCCGACGATCCCTACATCGACATCCGCTACGCCGGCAACAGCCACTCCATCGTCGAATTCGACGGCATGGCCGAGCGCACGGTGATCGGCTACACCTTCTCCAAGAAGTACGCCATGACCGGTTGGCGGCTGGGCGCCGCGGTGGGGCCGGAACCGGTGATCGACATTGTCACCAAGATCAACACCAACGACGAGTCGTGCACCAACCAGTTCGTGCAACTGGCCGGCGTGGAGGCGCTGCAGGGCGACCAGAGCGGGTCCGAGCATATCGTGAACACGCTGCAGGGCCGCCGCGACCGCATTGTCGACCTGCTGAACGGCATCGACGGGGTGACGGTGCCCGACTCCGACGC is a window of Spirochaetaceae bacterium DNA encoding:
- a CDS encoding SIS domain-containing protein, producing MSAPVAGADNAMRAQVFSLPDLLAGQYEAVEAATRGLLPTPAIFALREVILTGCGDSRIAGQLVREAWVRLTGIPCRALTAMQAARFEPELPRARYPHAPLVVAVSSSGDVARTVEAAQQWRQRGALTVALTANPESRLAGAAELCLPITLPPFPAAPGVRSFFLSAAALYLLAVRIGEVRGRFHQADADRLRTRIPRTADLLARMLPAIEPQLAALARHWRGHRRYELLAAGPARAAAAYGRAKLLEATGVPATDHDVEEWVHLGYFAHDPEACATLVLCPPPARDLGRVREIEPLLRRLGRPYRVLTDPALAGEFRNAMALSAGDGDSLPALPHAAALALFAAWLSAEQGTEYGRGARGRWRDCRDGATTRNSQLLPAGNNPNKED
- a CDS encoding secondary thiamine-phosphate synthase enzyme YjbQ — protein: MHIHRFRTTANGPHVVTHALHAVVAASGLRCGVLVATIPHTTAGLAILSFPDPLGLEDVADELNRLVPTRIDFKHQHDTPQDAAGHIKSALVGVSLSLIVAGGRLQLGHSQAVYFMEFDGPRDRQLYLQPVPAAAPRKEADS
- a CDS encoding peroxiredoxin family protein; translation: MAAIPETGTAAPDFELPSAAGDTHTLSATLEENAVVLVFYRAFWUTYCRRQLVELSKQYEEITELGAEVLAISTDDLSGAQSIVGKVGIEFPVLYNSDTDVVDAYGVYNLRGDSLAAPATFIIDTDGIVRWSHVSRRTSDRPKTSEIIEQLKKLSS
- a CDS encoding SMP-30/gluconolactonase/LRE family protein → MATIESESPIAGRDWSGIVAYPDPAVQVHDPRFAKLRIGNAAVERLYTGARWAEGPVWFGDHDCLLFSDIPNNRILRYDVAGGGVSEFRRPSNNTNGNFRDAQGRLISCEHDSRRVTRTEHDGSITVLIDRFDGKPLNGPNDLCTHPDGSIWFTDPGYGTLYQYEGHWAEHELPARVYRLDPTTGAATVAVDDMVMPNGICFTPDFAGLYVVETGASHHPGTPRVIYRYDVADNRARRQRVFVDMSPGNSDGLRVDIYGNVWAGAAGGEGINGVHCFSPEGELIGQIHLPERCANLCFGGAKKNRLFMAASQSLYAVYVETVGAQSP
- a CDS encoding aminotransferase class I/II-fold pyridoxal phosphate-dependent enzyme, yielding MSRPRTPRRISRLGTETAFAVSGDAAAWAAQGHRVYPFHLGDMNIRTPLNIIRSAYSAMIDGRTFYTPAGGVPQLREALAESLSTERGVDYHAANVSVQPGGKPCIGKFLMAVMEIGDGVLYPNPGYPIYESQVDFLGGRGQPYTYTLDEGRFRIDRDSVQRAVDDTTRVLIVNAQHNPTGADASREELEWLADLARDRDLWVLSDDPYIDIRYAGNSHSIVEFDGMAERTVIGYTFSKKYAMTGWRLGAAVGPEPVIDIVTKINTNDESCTNQFVQLAGVEALQGDQSGSEHIVNTLQGRRDRIVDLLNGIDGVTVPDSDATFYLFPDVTDVYRRLGYRVGSDEDTQAFRITTMHETGVSFCARTHFGRSLPGEARAYVRFAYSGIDEKDAEEGLTALKRYWEQ